CGCTCTGGCAGGCCCCCGGCGTGCTCATCAGCCCCCATGTGGGCGGGCCCTCCTCGGCCTTCCTGCCACGCGCCAGGCGGCTCCTCGCCGACCAGCTGACCCGGTTCGTGAACCACGAGCCGTTGCGCAATGTGGTCCTCACGACGGGCGCGTAAACCGTCTTTCGGCACCCTCCGCAACCCCTCGGACGCGGCCCGTACTTGCATCCTCGCTGGTCGTCACGGAGCGTAGAGAAGCTATGTCCCTGAGTGACGATCCTGGTGTATCGTCCCGACAGGGGCTGCGCCGCCGACGTACGGCGCCGGGGATGGACATTTCAGATTTTGTGAGGGGGGCGACGGGCGATGCACGGCCTATGGACGAACGATCCGACGCGGCGGAGCCGCCGACGGCGGCCCTGGCGCACGGCCGCGCGCAGGCGCGGCCACCACACCAGCCATCACCAGCGGAGGCACAGCGCCCGCAGGAGGCACACGCACCCAGCGCACCGGGACCGTCGGGGCCCGGGAGCGGCGCGGACCGGGAGGCCCCGGTGAGCGCGCCGCCCTCGATGACGACCGCCCTCGACGGAGCGGTGCGCGCACCGCTCCCGCAGGAGGCGTCGCCCCGCCGGCCGGCCGCCGGCGAGGGCACCCGCACGAGGGAGCAACTCGTCCTCGCCCTGGTCTGCGCGGCCTACGCCGTCGGGGCCGCGTTCGACTGGGGTACGGGCGAAATGGCGCTGATCATGGGCGACTTCGGGCTGAGCGCCGCGGCGGGCACCGCCGCCGTCTCATGCTTCCTGTACGCCCGCAATCCGCGCACCCGCTTCCGCTCGGCCTGGCTGCTGTTCGCCGTCTCCTCGGCGATGGCGGCCCTCGGCAACGCGGTCTGGGGGTGGTACGAGGTCGTCCTCGGACAGCCCATGCCCAGCCCCTCCTACGCCGACCTGTTCTTCCTGTGCTTCGCGCCGCCCGCCATCGTGGGCCTGCTCGTGCTCGCCAAACGGCCGGTGACCAAGGCCGGCTGGATCTGCCTGGGGCTCGACGCCTGGCTGATCGGCGGCTCGCTGCTCACGCTGTCGTGGAGCCTCGCGCTCGCCCAGGCAGCCCGGTTCGACGGTCCGAGCGTGGCGCACACCGCGCTGTCGCTGGCGTACCCGCTGCTCGACATCGCGCTGGTCAGCATGGTGCTCGCGCTGCACTTCCGCCGCACCCCGGGCAACCGCACCGCGGTGAACACCGCGATCGGCGCGCTCGCGCTGACCGTGATGTGCGACGCGCTGTTCACCTCGCCGCTGCTGCACAGCAGCTACCACTCCGGTCAGCTGCTGGACGCCGGCTGGTTCGCCGGTTCACTGCTGCTCGCCTACGCCCCCTGGGCCGCACCGCGCGGCACGGGCGCGCAGGCGGCACACGTACCGGACGGGCACACGCGCGTGGTCCACGAGCACCTGCCCGGACAGCGCGGCACGGGCCACCAGCACGTGTCCGTGCCCGCACCGGGAGGGGAGCACAGCCGGTATCTGTCCGGCCGGCCGCTCACCGGCTCCATCGCCGCACTCACCCCGTACCTGGCCGCCGCCGTGTGCACCCTGGGCATCCTGTACAACGTCCTCAATGGCCGCCGACCCGACCACGTGGTCCTCATCACCGCGGGCGCCGTCGTGCTCGCACTCGTCATCCGGCAGGGCATCATGCTGCTGGACAACATCACACTCACCCAGGAACTGGCACAGAAGGAGAACCACTTCCGCTCCCTGGTGCAGGGCTCCAGCGACGTGATCATGATCGCGGCGCCCAACGGCATCCTGCGCTACGTCTCCCCGGCCGCCGCCGGGGTCTACGGCCGGCCCGCCGAGGAACTCGTGGGCGGAGAGCTGGCCGGTCTGATCCATCCGGAGGACCTGGGCTGCGTGGTGCACGAGGTGCGCCGCTTCCTCGCCGCCAGTCCGCTGGAGGAACCCACCACCCGCATCGAATGCCGCTTCCGGTCCGGCGACGGCGGCTGGCTCAACGTGGAGTCGACCGTCAACCGGCACCACGGCGGCCTGATCTTCAACAGCCGGGACGTGACCGAACGGGTGCGTCTGCAGGCACAGTTGCAGCACAACGCCGAGCACGACCCGCTGACCGACCTGCCCAACCGCGCCCTGTTCACCCGGCGCGTGCAGCAGGCCCTGTCCGGCCGCCGGGCCACCGACCGGGGCGCAGCACTGCGCAACACGGCGGTGCTCTTCATCGACCTGGACGGCTTCAAGGCCGTCAACGACACGATCGGGCACCAGGCCGGGGACGAACTGCTCGTCCAGGCCGCCCGCAGGCTCCAGGAAGCGGTCCGGCAGGGCGACACCGCCTCCCGGCTGGGCGGCGACGAGTTCGCGGCCCTGATCGTCGGGGACGGCACCCGTGACCGTGCCGCCCGGGAGCGGAACATCCAGGAGCTGGCCGAACGCCTGAGGGTGACCCTCTCCCAGCCGTACCCGATCGACGGCAATGACGTCCGGGTCAACGCCTCCATCGGTGTCGCCTTCGCCGAGCCGGGCCTCGGCGCGGGCGAGCTGCTGCGCAACGCCGACCTGGCGATGTACCGCGCGAAAGCGGCCGGAAAGGGCCGGGTCGAGCTGTACAAGCCGCAGATGCAGCAGGACGTCGTACGCAAGGCGGAGCTGGCCACCCGGCTGCGTGCCGCGCTGCACGACGGCGAGTTCACCCT
The genomic region above belongs to Streptomyces sp. CG1 and contains:
- a CDS encoding putative bifunctional diguanylate cyclase/phosphodiesterase — its product is MSAPPSMTTALDGAVRAPLPQEASPRRPAAGEGTRTREQLVLALVCAAYAVGAAFDWGTGEMALIMGDFGLSAAAGTAAVSCFLYARNPRTRFRSAWLLFAVSSAMAALGNAVWGWYEVVLGQPMPSPSYADLFFLCFAPPAIVGLLVLAKRPVTKAGWICLGLDAWLIGGSLLTLSWSLALAQAARFDGPSVAHTALSLAYPLLDIALVSMVLALHFRRTPGNRTAVNTAIGALALTVMCDALFTSPLLHSSYHSGQLLDAGWFAGSLLLAYAPWAAPRGTGAQAAHVPDGHTRVVHEHLPGQRGTGHQHVSVPAPGGEHSRYLSGRPLTGSIAALTPYLAAAVCTLGILYNVLNGRRPDHVVLITAGAVVLALVIRQGIMLLDNITLTQELAQKENHFRSLVQGSSDVIMIAAPNGILRYVSPAAAGVYGRPAEELVGGELAGLIHPEDLGCVVHEVRRFLAASPLEEPTTRIECRFRSGDGGWLNVESTVNRHHGGLIFNSRDVTERVRLQAQLQHNAEHDPLTDLPNRALFTRRVQQALSGRRATDRGAALRNTAVLFIDLDGFKAVNDTIGHQAGDELLVQAARRLQEAVRQGDTASRLGGDEFAALIVGDGTRDRAARERNIQELAERLRVTLSQPYPIDGNDVRVNASIGVAFAEPGLGAGELLRNADLAMYRAKAAGKGRVELYKPQMQQDVVRKAELATRLRAALHDGEFTLLHQPVVCLDGGRITAVSAQARWRSSQGVLFTPAEFLRVAEDGDKTAELDRWILQEAVEQAAERAATGVVVPVTVRMSARRLLDRSMPLSSVEALLTRAGLPPGALVVELSETDPRISLDELERRLTSLSRLGVRIALDGFGSGHAAITALRRLPVDILKLDRSLVEGVVESARLHKITSGLLRIAGDLGLQSMADGVDLPEQVVALRAMGCTQGQGMAFAGPLDEYRLRRALGTGHYPVPHAPAEPAFAGSLREPQGRAGVYTGGVPAVLGGGSALRSHSETPVPPT